In the uncultured Methanobacterium sp. genome, one interval contains:
- a CDS encoding 4Fe-4S binding protein — protein sequence MIVKEWCMYCGECAGVCPRNLIEVREISLNFNEEECKDCQICLQACPVNALEKRDD from the coding sequence ATGATAGTTAAGGAATGGTGCATGTACTGTGGGGAATGTGCGGGTGTTTGCCCCCGTAACCTCATTGAAGTACGGGAAATCAGCTTAAATTTCAACGAAGAAGAATGTAAAGACTGCCAAATATGCCTCCAGGCGTGTCCAGTTAATGCTCTGGAAAAAAGGGATGATTAA
- a CDS encoding NAD(P)/FAD-dependent oxidoreductase yields MMETDILIIGAGPAGSTAAKHAALNGARVIVIDKKSEIGSPKRCAEGVSKDGLKKLGIEPSPRWVAKEATGVRMVSPNGTAVNLTEEKVKLPEAGYILERKVFDKHVAMDAGRAGAKIMVKTLATGLRREEDQVVITVENMGEELEIKAKIVIAADGPESRVGRWAGLKTALKPKNMESCAQFEMAGVEMAEPDCIEFHFGSAAPGGYAWIFPKGNDIANVGLGVLTTITDKTAYQHLLEFVESNPATQNAQPVELNVGGDPVGGLLKKKVADNVLVTGDAASMVNPLTGGGIISGMLGGRIAGQVAAQAVADGDYSHKNLKIYEKLCEDELGESFKKYLKAKEYLLSLSDEELDEIANVFKDSDFETINTAEMVRKLVKISPKALLKLGKLF; encoded by the coding sequence ATGATGGAAACTGATATTCTAATTATAGGTGCCGGTCCTGCCGGCTCAACAGCAGCTAAACACGCTGCACTTAATGGCGCCCGGGTAATTGTAATTGATAAAAAATCGGAGATAGGATCACCCAAAAGATGCGCAGAAGGTGTCTCCAAAGACGGTCTTAAGAAACTGGGAATTGAACCATCCCCACGATGGGTGGCCAAGGAGGCCACTGGAGTTAGAATGGTTTCACCCAACGGCACTGCAGTGAATCTCACCGAGGAAAAAGTGAAACTCCCTGAAGCAGGTTATATTCTGGAGCGTAAGGTCTTTGATAAACATGTGGCCATGGATGCCGGCCGCGCCGGTGCCAAGATCATGGTAAAAACTCTGGCCACTGGCCTGCGAAGAGAAGAAGACCAGGTCGTGATTACTGTCGAGAACATGGGAGAAGAACTGGAAATCAAAGCTAAGATTGTTATAGCTGCTGATGGTCCTGAATCCCGTGTTGGTAGATGGGCTGGACTTAAAACTGCTCTTAAGCCTAAAAATATGGAATCCTGCGCACAGTTTGAAATGGCAGGAGTCGAAATGGCAGAACCAGATTGTATAGAATTTCACTTTGGTAGTGCAGCCCCTGGAGGTTACGCCTGGATATTCCCCAAAGGAAATGACATAGCCAATGTGGGCCTTGGTGTTTTAACCACCATAACCGACAAAACCGCATACCAGCACCTTTTAGAGTTTGTGGAAAGCAACCCTGCCACCCAAAATGCTCAACCCGTAGAACTCAACGTTGGTGGTGATCCAGTAGGTGGATTACTCAAGAAAAAAGTAGCAGATAACGTATTGGTCACTGGAGATGCTGCCAGTATGGTAAACCCGCTCACTGGTGGAGGTATAATCAGTGGTATGCTGGGAGGCCGTATAGCGGGTCAGGTTGCTGCTCAGGCTGTTGCAGATGGAGATTATTCCCATAAAAACCTTAAAATATACGAAAAACTCTGCGAAGATGAACTGGGAGAATCATTCAAAAAGTATTTGAAAGCCAAAGAGTACCTTTTAAGCCTTTCTGATGAGGAATTAGATGAAATTGCCAATGTTTTCAAGGACAGTGACTTTGAAACCATCAATACTGCAGAAATGGTTAGAAAACTGGTTAAAATCTCACCAAAAGCTCTTTTAAAGTTAGGAAAATTGTTCTAA
- a CDS encoding UbiA family prenyltransferase encodes MIKTLIKSTRMTWASKNANMFLLALTYAYFFNIPINNPLEILGGLVLVSVLWGALYTLNDLTDLDMDKRDRQKQDRAFIKNKVDKEFILLFVGVLVSIVFIISFAAFPPAFTVIMSLMLINQLIYTVPPIRLKETSLAPFFSTATNSVLRLASCAVLLGNVFLVPISVYLFMYLAGMGTYLMYKSQSKDASLVAIMGGGVLFYMLYSGDMNLIQFAVAVLPSFLAAVPLYLSLFTNKESMFHLADILYHQVAMVFFIICILVIVF; translated from the coding sequence ATGATAAAAACCCTGATAAAGTCCACCCGTATGACATGGGCATCTAAAAATGCCAACATGTTCTTACTGGCACTTACCTATGCCTATTTTTTTAATATTCCCATTAATAATCCTCTTGAAATTTTAGGTGGTCTGGTTCTGGTTTCTGTTCTGTGGGGTGCTCTTTACACCCTTAACGATCTTACAGATCTGGATATGGATAAGAGGGATCGTCAAAAGCAGGATCGTGCTTTTATAAAGAACAAGGTGGATAAAGAGTTCATACTCCTATTTGTAGGGGTTTTAGTCTCAATTGTATTCATAATATCCTTTGCTGCATTCCCACCGGCTTTCACAGTCATAATGTCTTTGATGTTAATCAATCAATTAATATACACTGTTCCACCCATTCGCCTCAAGGAAACAAGTCTGGCTCCTTTTTTCAGCACTGCCACCAATTCGGTGCTGCGCCTGGCTTCCTGTGCAGTGCTACTGGGGAATGTTTTCCTGGTGCCTATTTCAGTATACCTTTTTATGTACCTGGCGGGTATGGGTACTTACCTCATGTACAAGTCACAGTCCAAGGATGCCAGTCTGGTGGCGATTATGGGGGGCGGTGTACTATTTTACATGCTTTACTCGGGAGATATGAATTTAATACAATTTGCAGTTGCTGTTTTGCCATCTTTCCTGGCAGCAGTGCCTCTTTATTTGTCACTGTTTACAAATAAGGAGTCCATGTTCCATCTGGCAGATATACTTTATCACCAGGTGGCCATGGTATTTTTCATAATCTGTATACTGGTGATCGTTTTTTAG
- a CDS encoding DUF5591 domain-containing protein, which translates to MIKVLCTTETSLNRPEARRWRERMKLLEPLGEVVVVLPCSMRKPYSASKSHHVFIQATKGLQEAILTSPFGVCPREMEQTYPIQSYDVSTVGDWSREEIKITGECLKEYIGDHEVIAHVAQGYLEVCQEYLPQATFTCQDNKATSPDSMTNLKNEVRKYNKLKSRARQPHMLRSIARYQFNTRDADQLVPDDYKLRGRFDRRLMQGDEQIAVLHHNNGLYSLNIKGGIILNEIGVNWVEIDFDMKTNTLFAPGVVDAHPGIIPKDEVVIIRKGEVIGVGKAIMTGKEMKKGEKGVAVRVRHRLT; encoded by the coding sequence ATGATCAAAGTACTATGTACCACTGAAACCTCACTTAACCGTCCTGAAGCACGTCGCTGGAGGGAGAGAATGAAACTTTTAGAGCCACTGGGCGAGGTGGTGGTGGTCTTACCATGCAGTATGCGTAAACCTTATTCTGCCAGTAAGTCACACCATGTATTCATTCAGGCCACCAAGGGCCTGCAGGAAGCGATTTTAACATCACCATTTGGTGTTTGTCCCCGTGAGATGGAACAAACATATCCAATCCAGTCCTACGATGTTTCCACAGTTGGAGACTGGTCTCGTGAAGAAATAAAAATCACAGGGGAATGTCTAAAAGAGTATATTGGAGACCATGAGGTCATAGCCCATGTGGCCCAAGGTTATCTGGAAGTCTGTCAGGAATATCTGCCACAGGCCACTTTTACCTGTCAGGATAATAAGGCCACATCCCCTGATTCAATGACTAACCTCAAAAATGAGGTTAGAAAATATAATAAGCTCAAAAGTCGTGCCCGCCAACCCCACATGCTCCGCTCCATAGCCCGTTACCAGTTTAACACCCGTGATGCTGACCAGCTGGTGCCGGATGATTATAAATTAAGGGGAAGGTTTGACCGGCGGTTGATGCAGGGTGATGAACAGATAGCAGTCTTACACCATAACAACGGGCTTTACAGCCTAAACATTAAAGGAGGCATCATCCTGAATGAGATTGGTGTTAACTGGGTGGAAATAGATTTTGACATGAAAACCAATACCCTGTTTGCTCCGGGAGTGGTGGACGCCCATCCAGGGATAATTCCAAAGGATGAAGTGGTCATCATCCGAAAAGGAGAAGTTATAGGGGTGGGTAAAGCTATCATGACCGGTAAAGAAATGAAAAAGGGAGAAAAAGGTGTGGCGGTTCGAGTTAGACATCGGTTGACTTAA
- a CDS encoding metal-sulfur cluster assembly factor, whose amino-acid sequence MSDELVGKIREALAQVADPHMGISIVEMGLVSDIEVNEADKTAKIIIKPTNPGCMSAANMAMQARVAAEKVEGIDKAEVQVEGHMMADAISEMVNK is encoded by the coding sequence ATGAGTGATGAATTAGTTGGAAAAATTAGAGAAGCTCTGGCTCAGGTAGCTGATCCCCACATGGGAATTAGTATTGTGGAAATGGGCCTTGTGTCCGATATAGAGGTTAATGAAGCTGATAAAACTGCCAAAATCATTATAAAACCAACCAACCCCGGTTGCATGAGTGCTGCCAACATGGCTATGCAAGCTCGTGTAGCTGCTGAGAAAGTGGAAGGAATCGACAAGGCAGAAGTCCAGGTTGAAGGTCATATGATGGCTGATGCCATCAGTGAAATGGTCAACAAATAA
- a CDS encoding LemA family protein produces the protein MWNLIGFGLVVLIIVIFFAIIIVIYNSLIKLQNGVEGAWSQINVQLERRSDLIDNLVKTVKGYAAHEKTTFQEVARARSKLNNAETVKENEKADNILTGTLKSLFAVAENYPELKADENFLELQDQLSATEDKIAQYREFYNEIVLTYNNKREVFPNNILANFFNFEEAEYFEHGKDAEEVPEVDF, from the coding sequence ATGTGGAACTTAATTGGTTTTGGACTGGTAGTCTTAATAATTGTAATATTCTTTGCCATAATTATTGTAATCTACAACAGTTTGATTAAACTTCAAAACGGGGTTGAAGGTGCCTGGTCACAGATAAATGTACAGCTGGAGCGAAGATCTGACCTGATTGATAATCTTGTGAAAACTGTGAAAGGTTACGCAGCACATGAAAAAACCACCTTCCAGGAAGTTGCCCGGGCTCGTTCAAAGTTGAACAATGCTGAGACTGTTAAGGAGAATGAAAAGGCAGATAATATTCTGACCGGTACTTTGAAAAGCTTGTTTGCAGTGGCAGAGAATTATCCCGAGCTGAAGGCAGATGAAAATTTCCTAGAACTGCAGGATCAGTTATCTGCAACTGAGGATAAAATCGCCCAGTACCGTGAATTTTACAATGAAATAGTCCTAACCTACAACAACAAACGTGAAGTTTTCCCCAACAATATACTGGCCAACTTCTTCAATTTTGAAGAAGCAGAATACTTTGAACACGGCAAAGATGCAGAAGAAGTACCTGAGGTTGATTTTTAG
- a CDS encoding DUF5814 domain-containing protein: MIILRRKKKIVELFPIGSSKGALNTRRKPFFQGYIKFRRVDGQLKIHKFIVTKDKEIILPPSEAVKVLRKQNVFLVGRDPDTEEFLQSLNIKYNYTLICRHCTFEGFITLIQREKSYIYHGDYLCRLCAENEIKRELKSRSYDMSTFPRFRKMLDETGDLSKVLSVFDPRFDPLKNRELTLYDKITTKKDTLPKVKIDSLDIPESFKKSLKSQGTHLLPVQVLALQAGLLEEENLLVVSATASGKTLIGELAGIPHALDGGKFLFLTPLVALANQKYRDFKKRYQKMGLDVSIRVGMSRIKAKEELTLPDEKIDTSDIVVGTYEGLDFLLRAGRSSQLGNLKTVVVDEIHMLGDDERGPRLRGLIHRLRALFPNLQVIGLSATVQNPKEIASEFGMKLVEYPLRPVPLERHLIFTRTEEEKNHLMTQIARNEYQNRSRKGYHGQSIIFTNSRRKTHTVADYLTRRGVKAAAYHAGLSYSKKNRIEKEFGAQKLGAVVTTAALAAGVDFPASQVLFESLTMGNKKLTPNEFSQMLGRAGRPTYHDQGKVYLLPEVGRSYGDETEEMQAMELLSSDVEPINVTYSEDSQVEQFLADICAGRMDTFSQISHEYRNDELPIEFEETFNIMLDYGLVKEKDGKVTPTSYGRAVSMSFLAYPCADYIRKNLNRMHPMDIALKLEPFESAYLSNRITTQIGRILKTNMSTRLFADSTLDILSSGSAINKLEPSLRERLTKLQMDFYTCRCKERPFCGCFQRELSRKMVKQRLAKRDPVDISRRLMRDYEIHAYAGDIFSWLDSLIRMLEAVRRIAQAFGNKKVVGECNRLIRQIEN; encoded by the coding sequence ATGATAATTTTAAGACGTAAAAAGAAGATTGTGGAACTATTTCCCATTGGAAGTTCAAAGGGTGCTTTGAATACTCGAAGAAAACCTTTTTTCCAGGGTTATATTAAGTTTCGCAGGGTGGATGGTCAGTTAAAGATCCACAAGTTCATAGTCACCAAAGATAAGGAGATCATCCTGCCCCCCAGTGAAGCAGTCAAGGTCCTGCGAAAACAAAATGTATTTTTGGTTGGCCGGGACCCTGATACCGAAGAATTCCTCCAATCATTGAATATAAAATATAATTACACTCTTATATGCCGGCACTGTACATTTGAAGGTTTCATAACATTGATCCAGAGAGAAAAATCTTACATCTATCACGGGGACTATCTCTGCAGACTATGTGCAGAAAACGAGATAAAGAGAGAGTTGAAGTCTCGTTCATACGACATGAGCACATTTCCCAGATTCAGAAAGATGCTGGATGAGACTGGTGACCTTTCTAAAGTTTTGAGTGTTTTCGATCCACGTTTCGATCCCCTCAAAAATCGCGAACTTACTTTATACGATAAAATAACCACTAAAAAAGATACTCTTCCTAAAGTCAAAATTGATAGTTTGGATATCCCTGAATCTTTTAAGAAATCTTTAAAAAGCCAGGGAACCCACCTGTTACCAGTTCAGGTACTGGCACTTCAGGCAGGACTCCTGGAAGAAGAAAATCTACTGGTGGTATCAGCCACTGCCAGTGGAAAAACACTGATTGGGGAGCTGGCAGGCATACCCCACGCCCTTGATGGCGGCAAATTCCTATTTTTAACTCCTCTGGTGGCATTGGCCAATCAGAAGTACAGGGATTTCAAAAAAAGATACCAGAAAATGGGGTTAGATGTTTCCATAAGAGTGGGGATGAGCAGAATAAAGGCCAAAGAAGAACTCACTCTTCCAGATGAGAAAATAGACACATCAGACATTGTGGTGGGAACATATGAAGGTCTGGATTTTCTTCTCCGCGCAGGAAGATCATCCCAGCTGGGTAATCTTAAAACCGTGGTAGTGGATGAGATCCACATGCTGGGAGATGATGAGCGAGGCCCCAGACTCAGGGGACTCATACACCGCCTGAGGGCCCTATTCCCTAACTTACAGGTCATTGGACTTTCAGCCACAGTCCAAAACCCCAAAGAAATTGCATCTGAATTTGGCATGAAACTGGTTGAATATCCCCTGCGCCCGGTTCCCCTGGAGCGACACCTGATATTCACCAGAACGGAAGAAGAAAAAAATCATCTAATGACTCAAATTGCCCGTAATGAATATCAAAACCGGTCTCGAAAGGGATATCATGGTCAAAGTATCATTTTCACCAACTCCCGCCGCAAAACCCATACTGTGGCCGACTACCTGACCCGAAGGGGTGTAAAGGCAGCAGCATACCATGCAGGGTTATCTTACTCTAAAAAGAACCGGATCGAAAAAGAATTCGGGGCGCAAAAGCTGGGAGCTGTGGTTACCACTGCAGCCTTAGCAGCAGGTGTGGATTTTCCTGCCTCGCAAGTACTTTTTGAAAGTCTGACCATGGGAAATAAAAAACTCACACCCAATGAGTTTTCCCAGATGCTGGGTCGGGCAGGAAGACCCACCTACCATGATCAGGGGAAAGTATATCTTTTACCGGAGGTTGGCCGGAGTTATGGAGATGAAACTGAGGAAATGCAGGCTATGGAACTTTTATCCAGTGATGTGGAACCAATCAATGTAACTTACTCCGAGGATAGTCAGGTGGAACAGTTCTTGGCAGATATATGTGCCGGAAGGATGGATACTTTCTCCCAGATAAGTCACGAATACCGAAATGATGAGTTACCAATTGAATTTGAAGAAACTTTCAATATAATGTTGGATTATGGTCTGGTAAAGGAAAAAGATGGTAAAGTAACACCCACCTCTTACGGGAGGGCAGTTTCCATGTCCTTTTTAGCTTATCCCTGTGCAGATTACATTCGGAAGAACCTGAACCGGATGCATCCCATGGACATAGCCCTTAAACTGGAACCATTTGAAAGTGCATACTTATCCAATAGAATAACCACTCAGATCGGTCGAATTCTTAAAACAAATATGTCTACTCGATTATTTGCCGACAGTACATTGGATATATTGAGTTCTGGTTCTGCAATTAATAAACTGGAGCCCAGCTTGAGGGAAAGACTGACCAAACTCCAGATGGACTTTTACACCTGTCGGTGTAAGGAAAGGCCATTCTGTGGTTGTTTCCAGAGGGAACTATCCCGAAAAATGGTCAAGCAGCGCCTGGCAAAGCGGGACCCTGTGGATATAAGTCGAAGGTTAATGCGTGATTATGAGATACATGCCTATGCTGGGGATATATTCAGCTGGTTGGACTCCCTTATCCGGATGCTGGAGGCAGTGCGCAGGATAGCCCAGGCCTTTGGCAATAAAAAGGTGGTTGGAGAGTGCAACCGGTTAATAAGGCAGATTGAAAATTAA
- a CDS encoding 2'-5' RNA ligase family protein: MSLLALAYPKINQKDYQWIQEFREENDELYHGVVEPHFTLVFPVFNQRPETFIEEIKRRAADHSRIEFAIRCAVMEKDAFTPYWHVFLVPDEGYSQILKLHDNLYSGKLADELRMDLPFIPHIGIGNSIEQWTCKELVDQINYSNMEIKGAINEINVVEYHEERVETMEKIKLFP; encoded by the coding sequence ATGTCATTATTAGCCCTAGCATATCCTAAAATTAATCAGAAGGATTATCAGTGGATTCAGGAGTTCCGGGAAGAAAATGACGAGCTTTACCATGGTGTGGTGGAGCCCCATTTTACCCTGGTTTTTCCAGTATTCAACCAGAGACCAGAAACCTTCATTGAGGAAATAAAACGTAGAGCAGCAGATCACAGTAGAATAGAATTTGCCATAAGATGTGCAGTCATGGAAAAAGATGCATTCACTCCCTACTGGCATGTTTTCCTGGTGCCGGATGAGGGTTACAGCCAGATACTCAAACTTCACGATAATCTCTATTCCGGGAAACTGGCTGATGAACTTCGAATGGATCTCCCCTTCATCCCCCACATTGGCATTGGTAATTCCATAGAACAATGGACCTGCAAAGAACTGGTTGATCAGATCAACTATTCCAATATGGAAATTAAAGGTGCCATAAATGAGATTAATGTGGTTGAATACCATGAAGAACGGGTGGAAACCATGGAAAAGATAAAATTATTTCCCTAA
- a CDS encoding AMP-binding protein yields MVFSELTIGDFLEEMVKKDPNQEFMVYPDRDLRFTYQEFDERVNLLAKGFLEIGIKKGDHVGIWAKNVPDWLTMLFATSKIGVVLVTVNTAYKSHELEYVLEQSDMKALAIIDGYQDVDYIQIVYELIPELKTQERGKLNSEKFPFLDSVIYVGQEKHRGMYNTNELLLLGNHADDEEFQQIKSSVTNDEVVNMQYTSGTTGFPKGVMLTHRNILNNGYYIGERQKFTEKDRLCITVPLFHCFGIVLAVMATFSHGATMVMVELFDPLLVLAAVQKERCTALYGVPTMFIAEYSHPMFDMFDLSSLRTGIMAGSTPPIEAMKRVVNDMNLTQITSVYGLTEGSPGFTQTSVDDPLEKRVETVGKPLPECEVKIVDPETGETMGPHQTGEICCKGYNVMKGYYKMPDKTREVIDEDGWLHSGDLASVDEEGYYSIVGRIKDMIIRGGENIYPREIEEFLYTMPGVLDVQVVGISDEKYGEIVGACIILEEDAELTEEDVRDYARTKIARFKVPKHVFFVDEFPLTASGKIQKFILREQAEKLLKEKLEKQEKAL; encoded by the coding sequence ATGGTTTTTAGTGAGCTTACTATTGGTGATTTCCTGGAAGAAATGGTAAAAAAGGATCCCAATCAGGAATTCATGGTATACCCTGACCGAGATCTTCGTTTCACCTACCAGGAGTTTGATGAGAGAGTCAACCTCCTGGCCAAGGGCTTCCTGGAAATTGGAATAAAAAAGGGAGACCACGTGGGTATCTGGGCTAAAAACGTGCCTGACTGGCTAACCATGTTGTTCGCAACCTCCAAGATCGGGGTAGTTCTGGTCACAGTTAACACCGCTTACAAAAGCCATGAACTGGAATACGTACTGGAACAATCAGATATGAAGGCCCTGGCAATTATTGATGGATACCAGGATGTTGATTACATCCAAATAGTTTACGAACTCATCCCCGAACTTAAAACCCAGGAAAGGGGTAAACTCAACAGTGAAAAATTCCCATTCCTGGACAGTGTGATCTACGTGGGCCAGGAAAAGCACAGGGGAATGTACAACACTAACGAACTACTCTTACTGGGAAACCACGCAGATGATGAGGAATTCCAGCAGATCAAATCATCTGTTACCAATGATGAGGTGGTTAACATGCAGTACACCTCAGGAACCACCGGATTTCCCAAGGGGGTTATGTTAACCCACCGTAACATCTTAAACAATGGATACTACATAGGTGAAAGGCAGAAATTCACCGAAAAAGACAGGTTATGCATAACAGTGCCACTTTTCCATTGTTTCGGTATTGTACTGGCAGTGATGGCCACCTTCAGCCACGGGGCCACCATGGTAATGGTTGAACTCTTCGACCCACTACTGGTTCTGGCCGCAGTTCAAAAGGAACGCTGTACAGCCCTATATGGAGTACCCACCATGTTCATCGCCGAGTACAGCCATCCCATGTTTGATATGTTCGATCTTTCCAGCCTCAGAACCGGGATCATGGCAGGCTCCACCCCACCAATTGAAGCAATGAAAAGGGTGGTCAACGATATGAACCTGACCCAGATAACCAGTGTTTACGGATTAACCGAAGGATCACCCGGATTCACCCAGACCAGTGTGGATGACCCCCTGGAGAAGAGGGTGGAAACCGTGGGCAAACCCTTACCAGAATGTGAAGTTAAAATCGTGGACCCTGAAACTGGAGAAACCATGGGACCCCACCAGACCGGGGAAATATGTTGTAAAGGGTACAATGTGATGAAGGGCTACTACAAAATGCCGGATAAAACCAGGGAAGTCATAGACGAAGATGGATGGCTCCACAGTGGGGACCTGGCAAGTGTGGATGAAGAAGGATACTACTCCATAGTGGGCCGTATCAAGGACATGATCATCCGTGGAGGAGAAAACATCTACCCCCGTGAAATCGAGGAATTTTTATACACCATGCCCGGAGTTCTTGACGTGCAGGTGGTGGGAATCTCTGATGAAAAATACGGAGAAATTGTAGGAGCCTGTATTATCCTGGAAGAAGATGCCGAACTCACTGAAGAGGATGTCAGGGACTACGCCCGAACCAAGATAGCCCGTTTCAAGGTACCCAAACACGTGTTTTTTGTGGATGAATTCCCCTTAACTGCCAGTGGAAAGATACAGAAGTTCATACTGAGGGAACAGGCAGAAAAACTTCTAAAAGAAAAACTTGAAAAACAGGAAAAAGCTCTTTAG
- a CDS encoding thioesterase family protein, giving the protein MYTITVTPRFGDSDGLRHINNIVLAEWFELARNEIYRLFTPDLDLSYEKWKLIMVKTDFEFLGQMYYRDDVDIKTSIIRIGNSSYTTYHEAWQSGHLKAKGTAVLVNYDFIQQKSRPIPDDIRKKLEEHLDDYSGK; this is encoded by the coding sequence ATGTACACTATTACAGTAACACCGCGATTTGGAGACTCAGACGGATTAAGACACATAAACAACATAGTACTTGCTGAATGGTTTGAACTGGCAAGAAACGAGATTTACAGATTATTCACCCCAGATCTCGACCTCAGCTACGAGAAATGGAAACTGATAATGGTTAAAACCGATTTCGAATTCCTGGGACAGATGTACTACAGAGATGATGTGGATATAAAAACCAGTATAATACGAATTGGTAACAGTTCCTATACCACTTACCACGAAGCATGGCAATCAGGACACCTTAAAGCAAAAGGAACTGCAGTACTGGTGAACTATGACTTCATACAGCAGAAGTCACGACCAATACCCGATGATATAAGGAAAAAACTGGAAGAACATTTGGATGATTATTCCGGTAAATAA
- a CDS encoding XRE family transcriptional regulator, with translation MNEENKVGAKIRQLREDRKLSVEELADASYSSVELIEDLESGALVPSLTPLLKIARALGVRLGTFLDDAPHSGPFMVKSGKSDNIIRFSGQGLGEHSNQSALEFYSLAYGKGDRHMEPFIIDVHPTENQDYQLASHEGEEFLYVIHGKIEVLYGQEKYLLEPEDSIYYDSVVPHHVHAKEKDSKMLAVVYTPF, from the coding sequence ATGAATGAGGAGAACAAAGTTGGAGCGAAAATCCGTCAGTTAAGAGAAGATCGAAAACTTTCGGTGGAAGAACTGGCCGATGCCAGTTATAGCAGTGTTGAACTCATAGAAGATCTGGAAAGCGGAGCACTGGTACCATCACTAACTCCTCTTTTAAAAATAGCACGGGCACTGGGTGTACGCCTGGGCACATTCCTGGATGATGCCCCTCACAGCGGTCCTTTCATGGTAAAATCCGGAAAATCAGATAATATAATCCGGTTTTCTGGTCAGGGACTTGGTGAACACAGCAACCAGAGTGCATTGGAATTTTACTCCCTGGCTTATGGGAAAGGAGACCGGCACATGGAACCTTTTATCATCGATGTGCACCCCACTGAAAACCAGGATTACCAGCTGGCATCCCACGAAGGTGAAGAATTCTTGTATGTTATCCATGGAAAGATAGAAGTACTTTACGGGCAGGAAAAATACCTTTTAGAACCAGAAGACAGTATTTACTACGATTCAGTGGTTCCTCACCACGTACATGCCAAAGAAAAAGATTCAAAAATGTTGGCAGTGGTTTACACTCCCTTTTAA